From the Neoarius graeffei isolate fNeoGra1 chromosome 1, fNeoGra1.pri, whole genome shotgun sequence genome, one window contains:
- the spsb4a gene encoding SPRY domain-containing SOCS box protein 4a isoform X2, translating to MGQKISGSIKSVDVRGEPSYRPLRRELQGPDFFKPARLDLLLDMPSVSAEHQLQHAWNPDDRSLNIFIKEDDKLTFHRHPVAQSTDCIRGRVGYTRGLHVWRIHWPARQRGTHAVVGVATSEAPLHSVGYTSLVGSDSESWGWDLGRNKLYHNSKNRPVSSAPTYPSFLEPEEAFVLPDTLVVVLDMDEGTLSFMVDGQYLGVAFRGLKGKKLYPIVSAVWGHCEITMRYINGLDRGTSSVSSSLEPYQTSV from the coding sequence ATGGGCCAGAAGATTTCAGGAAGCATCAAGTCAGTAGACGTGAGAGGTGAGCCTTCCTACCGCCCCTTACGGAGAGAACTCCAAGGTCCAGATTTCTTCAAGCCAGCCAGGCTTGACCTGCTGCTGGATATGCCATCAGTATCTGCTGAGCATCAACTGCAGCATGCTTGGAACCCAGATGATCGCTCCCTCAACATCTTCATCAAAGAAGATGACAAGCTGACTTTCCACCGACACCCAGTGGCCCAGAGCACGGATTGCATAAGAGGGAGAGTGGGCTATACACGTGGCCTACATGTTTGGCGAATCCATTGGCCCGCCCGGCAGCGGGGTACCCATGCTGTAGTGGGTGTGGCTACATCAGAGGCACCGCTCCATTCAGTGGGATACACCTCTCTGGTAGGTAGTGATAGTGAGTCCTGGGGCTGGGACCTGGGCCGCAACAAGCTCTACCACAACAGCAAAAACCGACCAGTTTCATCTGCACCCACCTACCCCAGCTTTCTGGAGCCTGAGGAAGCCTTTGTGCTTCCTGACACCCTGGTGGTGGTGCTGGATATGGATGAAGGGACACTCAGTTTCATGGTGGATGGACAGTACCTTGGAGTGGCCTTCAGAGGGCTCAAGGGAAAGAAGTTGTATCCCATCGTTAGTGCAGTATGGGGACACTGTGAGATCACCATGCGCTACATCAATGGCTTGGATC